The genomic DNA AGGGGTGCAGAAATATCTTCGGCACTGAGTTGACAATCGTGGGGTGCACCGATTATACTGTTACCGCGATTGAGAGATGATGCAAACACGAGTGCCATTGAGCCATCCTTTAACTAGCCTCGCCGAGCAAGCCACCCAGCTGGTGCTGTTTGTGGGCGACATCGGTATCCTGCTGGCGCAGGCGCTAGGGTTCGTGTTTCGTGGACGGTGGGAGGCGCGTGAGACGATAGTGCAGATGGCTCTCATCGGGGCGCAAGCAGTGCCGATGGTGGTGATTACCAGCGGGTTTACCGGCGCAGTGCTTGCACTATATTCGGCGAAGCTGATGCTACAATTCGGGGTGGGTTCGCTGGCAGGAGGAGCGGTTGCATTGGCGATGGCGCGGGAGCTGGGCCCGGTGGTGACCGGTGTGGTGGTGGCAGCTCGCTCTGCCTCGGCGATTGCTGCTGAAATAGGCAGTATGAAGGTCACCGAGCAGGTGGATGCGCTACGCGCTCTGGCTGTGCCGCCGGTACAGTATCTGGTGGTGCCTCGCCTGATCGCCTGCCTGACGATGCTGCCTGCGCTGGGTATGCTGGCGTTCGTTGTAGGCACGTTTGGAGGTTATGCGGTCGCTGTGCCGATAGGCGTTTCGCCCACGTCCTACCTGCTGGGCATCCGGGAGCTGGTAGACACATACGATGTGTTCGCTGGACTGCTGAAGACGGTGGTTTTTGGAGCAATCATCGCGTTGGTTGGTTGCCGAGCAGGATTGAGAACAGAAGGAGGCGCGGTAGGGGTTGGGCAGGCGACCACGAACAGTGTCGTGGTAGCGGTATTGCTTATCTATGTGGCGAACTTCTTTCTGGCGTATCTGTTGTTTGGTGGACGATGACCGAGCAACCTGTTGCCCAAACTGCCGTGCGCGTCAGCGATGTCTGGTATGGGGCCGACTCGCGATGGGTGTTGCAAGGCGTTTCTCTGGAGGTGCATGCAGGCGAGATATTTGCCATCATGGGACCCTCCGGCTGCGGTAAAACAACACTGTTGAAGTTGATTAGTGGTTTGCTCAAGCCGCAGCGGGGAGAGATATGGATTGGCGGCACCGAGATATCGCGCCTGTCTGAAGCGAATCTGACACCTGTCCGCAGGCAGATAGGGCTGGTGTTTCAGTACGCTGCGCTTTTTGACTCGTTGACAGTTTATGATAACGTGGCGTTTGGGGTGCGTCGTCATATCACCCGGCGTGAACGAGAGGTGGCGGAGATCGTGCGCGAGAAGCTGGCGATGGTGGGCATGGCAGGCACAGAGCATCTGTATCCGGCGCAGCTATCGGGCGGGATGCAGAAGCGGGTGGGGCTGGCACGTGCGCTAGCAATGAACCCGAGTATTGTGCTGTACGATGAACCGACCGCTGGCTTGGACCCGATTATGGCGGAGACCATCGACACACTGATAGTAGACACTACGCGGAGGCTACAGGTGACCGCGCTGGTGGTGTCGCATGACCTAACCAGCGTGTTCCACATCGCAGACCGCATAGCGATGCTGCACGAGGGACGGATAATCACCTGCGGTTCGCCGGAGGCAGTGCGGGCGGATACTAACCCTGTAGTGCGTCGCTTCTTGCAGGCTGGCGGTATCGTGCCGAGCGGTGAAACCACGGTGTCAGGAGGCTAAGCCATGATAACCTCGCGCAAGGCGGTGTTTCTGGTAGGGTTGACCATCATTCTAGCGGTAGCGTGGATGGTGGCAACGGTTATCTATTTGCGCGGTACGCTGGCTGCCCAACGTGTGTACAGCGTGGAGGCGGTATTCCCCGACGCGCTGGGCATCCGCGAGCAGGCGCGGGTGTACCTCGCGGGGGTGGAGGTGGGCGAGGTGCAGAGGGTGTGGTTAACACCCGACCTGCGTGCGCGAGTACGCATGGCGCTACGGAAGGAAGTGCGGATCCCTGAGGATACAGTGGCGGTAGTGATGTCGCCGGGCATTGCGGGCGTAGATAAACTGATTGCGCTGGTGCCGGGCAAGTCGCCCCATGAGGCGCGAGAAGGCACGGAGCTGCAGGGAACAAAGGAGCCGGGTATTAGCGATATCGCTCCAGTCGCGCAACAAACGCTGCAAGAGGTGCAAAAGCTGGTGCGTTCCGCCAACGAATGGCTTACCCGATGCGGAGATACGCGCCAGCGTTAAACAGACGCTGAGAAACGTGGAACAAGCTTCAGCCCGCTTGACCTGCACTGACCGAGCAAACACGGAAACTACTGGCGAGTACAGGGCGTTCGCTGGACGCAGTGGTACAAGACACACGGCGTTCTACCCGATTGCTGCCGGATGTGGTGAATGACCTTCAGGCGTTACTGGAGCAGTCGCGCGAAACTGGTGCGTACCGCACAACACGCTACCGAGAGCTTTGACCGCTTCGTCAGCGACGAGCAGCTTCAGCAGAACCTGCGCGATACAGCCCGCGAAATGAGCTCGCTCAGCGCGAAGCTCAACCGCATCGCAGAGGACATCGGCAAGTATACAAGCGACGAGGGAACTGCGGCAGAACGTGCGCACTACCGGTTGCTGAAGCACGAGCGACCCTCAACCGAGGCGCGTCAGGCGACAGAGAAGATTAACCGCTTTGTAGAGCGGTTGATTCAGCCCAGCAGATTGTCCATCAGACCGATGGGACGTTTCGCTGGACGTATACGCGCTACTACGTGATAGCATGTTTCGCACGGACCTGGCGCTCTCTTTCCCGTACCGTGATAATCGGTTCTTCCACCTGGGGGTGTACGATGTCACCGAGAGTAATAAGTTCATTCTGCAGTATGGTTCCCATCTAACGCCAAACACTGGATTTGCGCTATGGCTTATATGCATCCAAGCCGGGCGTCGGTGTGGACTGGAAGGTAAAACCCAAGCTGCTGCTGCGTACAGATGTTTTCAACCCGAATGACCTGCAGATTAACACACGAGCGAAGATACAGCTGGACGCGGACTGGAGCCTGTGGGGTGGGTATTGACAGCCTGTTCCGTGACAACCAGCCTGTGCTGGGCTTGCAGGTAACGCGGTAATAAAAAAGGAGGCAGAACGAGACTATGGCGATAAAGGTGATACTAACGCAGGACGTACCCTCGGCTGGCGGAAGCATGGCGAGGTGGTCAACGTTTCTGAGGGGTATGCGAGGAACTATCTGTTCCCGCGTGGGTTGGCGATTGCGGCGGAATAAAGGCGCGATGAAGAACGTGGAACTGCGCCAGCGACAGGAGGCGATGCGCATCGAGAAGGCGGCGCAGGAGGCGAAACAGATTGCTGAGGTACTGAGGGGGCAAAACGGTGACAGTCAAAGCGCACGTTGGCAAAGGAACCACCAAGCTGTTCGGCGCGGTGACTGCCCAGCATATTGCAGATGCCATCGCGCAACAGTACCATGTGAAGGTGGATAAACGCAAAATCGGTCTACTGGAGCCGATTAAATCGCTGGGCGAGTACGAGGTCCCCCTGCATCTCCACCATGATGTCAACCTGACCTTGAAGGTGGAGGTAGTATCTCAGGAGGCTTCAGCATGAAGCGTGGCGTGGCGCGATGAGAAGGAATGCCAATCGGCAGGGTGGGCAAGAGG from Armatimonadota bacterium includes the following:
- a CDS encoding hypothetical protein (possible pseudo, frameshifted), with translation MTVKAHVGKGTTKLFGAVTAQHIADAIAQQYHVKVDKRKIGLLEPIKSLGEYEVPLHLHHDVNLTLKVEVVSQEASA
- a CDS encoding ABC transporter ATP-binding protein, with translation MTEQPVAQTAVRVSDVWYGADSRWVLQGVSLEVHAGEIFAIMGPSGCGKTTLLKLISGLLKPQRGEIWIGGTEISRLSEANLTPVRRQIGLVFQYAALFDSLTVYDNVAFGVRRHITRREREVAEIVREKLAMVGMAGTEHLYPAQLSGGMQKRVGLARALAMNPSIVLYDEPTAGLDPIMAETIDTLIVDTTRRLQVTALVVSHDLTSVFHIADRIAMLHEGRIITCGSPEAVRADTNPVVRRFLQAGGIVPSGETTVSGG
- the ycf63 gene encoding ABC transporter permease, yielding MQTRVPLSHPLTSLAEQATQLVLFVGDIGILLAQALGFVFRGRWEARETIVQMALIGAQAVPMVVITSGFTGAVLALYSAKLMLQFGVGSLAGGAVALAMARELGPVVTGVVVAARSASAIAAEIGSMKVTEQVDALRALAVPPVQYLVVPRLIACLTMLPALGMLAFVVGTFGGYAVAVPIGVSPTSYLLGIRELVDTYDVFAGLLKTVVFGAIIALVGCRAGLRTEGGAVGVGQATTNSVVVAVLLIYVANFFLAYLLFGGR
- a CDS encoding outer membrane lipid asymmetry maintenance protein MlaD, which produces MITSRKAVFLVGLTIILAVAWMVATVIYLRGTLAAQRVYSVEAVFPDALGIREQARVYLAGVEVGEVQRVWLTPDLRARVRMALRKEVRIPEDTVAVVMSPGIAGVDKLIALVPGKSPHEAREGTELQGTKEPGISDIAPVAQQTLQEVQKLVRSANEWLTRCGDTRQR